Proteins encoded together in one Impatiens glandulifera chromosome 1, dImpGla2.1, whole genome shotgun sequence window:
- the LOC124933019 gene encoding mitogen-activated protein kinase kinase kinase 20-like, whose amino-acid sequence MSLWERLEKLGEGSYGVVYLGRPLEGHCLYPSISIMAVKSAEYENPSSLLHERDILSKFKECPHIILLYGYDFTVEGTNIFTNIFLEYASGGTLHDRIQSSKTTKYNGISEIEAKEYTLSILKGLRYIHESGYVHCDIKLENILMVDEKAKIGDFGMTIQPFNLPGMTLGTPHYMPPETLNDGEYDTSTDIWALGCSFFEMITSTPQSKYKNMNQNLIKLIKRSKMSKEAFDFWKRCTTKDPKKRWSANMLLQHQFIVGRSENPSTSQNNA is encoded by the coding sequence ATGTCTTTGTGGGAGAGACTCGAAAAATTGGGCGAAGGCagttatggagttgtctatCTAGGCCGTCCATTAGAAGGACATTGTCTCTATCCGTCTATTTCAATAATGGCAGTTAAATCCGCGGAGTACGAAAATCCATCATCTCTCCTACACGAAAGGGATATTCTCTCTAAATTTAAAGAATGCCCGCATATTATTCTTCTATATGGTTATGATTTCACCGTTGAAGGcacaaatatttttacaaatattttcttGGAGTACGCCTCGGGCGGCACTTTGCACGACCGCATTCAATCATCAAAGACAACTAAATACAACGGAATCTCCGAAATTGAAGCAAAGGAATATACACTTTCCATTTTAAAGGGTCTGCGCTACATCCATGAGAGTGGATACGTTCATTGTGATATAAAACTGGAAAACATATTAATGGTCGACGAGAAAGCCAAAATAGGAGACTTTGGTATGACTATTCAGCCATTCAATCTTCCAGGAATGACGCTAGGTACTCCTCATTATATGCCTCCTGAGACATTAAACGATGGAGAATATGATACTTCTACCGATATTTGGGCATTGGGATGCTCCTTCTTTGAAATGATCACATCAACGCCGCAATCGAAATACAAAAATATGAACCAAAAtcttattaaactaataaagcGAAGTAAAATGTCCAAAGAGGCTTTCGATTTTTGGAAGAGGTGCACAACTAAAGATCCAAAGAAAAGATGGAGCGCAAATATGCTTCTACAACATCAGTTCATCGTCGGTAGGAGCGAGAATCCTTCTACCTCCCAAAATAACGCATAG
- the LOC124933009 gene encoding mitogen-activated protein kinase kinase kinase 20-like gives MAVKSAEYENSSSLLHERDILSKFKECPHIIRLYGYDFTVEGTNCFTNIFLEYASGGTLHDRIQSSKTSKYNGISEIEAKEYTLSILKGLRYIHESGYVHCDIKPENILMVDEKAKIGDFGMTIQPFNLPGMTLGTPHYMPPETLNDGEYDTSTDIWALGFSFFEMITSNRNGNAKI, from the coding sequence ATGGCAGTTAAATCCGCGGAGTACGAAAATTCATCATCTCTCCTACACGAAAGGGATATTCTCTCTAAATTTAAAGAATGCCCGCATATTATTCGTCTATATGGTTATGATTTCACCGTTGAAGGCACaaattgttttacaaatatctTCTTGGAGTACGCCTCGGGCGGCACTTTGCACGACCGCATTCAATCATCCAAGACATCTAAATACAACGGAATCTCCGAAATTGAAGCAAAGGAATATACACTTTCCATTTTAAAGGGTCTGCGCTACATCCATGAGAGTGGATACGTTCATTGTGATATAAAACCGGAAAACATATTAATGGTCGACGAGAAAGCCAAAATAGGAGACTTTGGTATGACTATTCAGCCATTCAATCTTCCAGGAATGACGCTAGGTACTCCTCATTATATGCCTCCTGAGACATTAAACGATGGAGAATATGATACTTCTACCGATATTTGGGCATTGGGATTCTCCTTCTTTGAAATGATCACATCAAACCGCAATGGAAATGCAAAAATATGA